Proteins encoded in a region of the Triticum dicoccoides isolate Atlit2015 ecotype Zavitan chromosome 3A, WEW_v2.0, whole genome shotgun sequence genome:
- the LOC119268351 gene encoding V-type proton ATPase subunit c''2 produces the protein MSSDYSSSWARALVHISPYTFSAIGIAVSIGVSVLGAAWGIFITGSSLIGAAIKAPRITSKNLISVIFCEAVAIYGVIVAIILQTKLESVPTSRMHDPESMRAGYAIFASGLIVGFANLVCGVCVGIIGSSCALSDAQNSTLFVKILVIEIFGSALGLFGVIVGIIMSAQATWPTKV, from the exons ATGTCGTCGGACTACTCGTCGTCGTGGGCGCGCGCGCTCGTGCATATCTCGCCCTACACCTTCTCCGCCATCGGCATCGCCGTCTCCATCGGCGTCTCTGTCCTCGGCGCAGCATG GGGGATCTTCATCACGGGGAGCAGCCTCATCGGGGCCGCCATCAAGGCGCCCAGGATCACCTCCAAGAACCTCATCAG TGTCATCTTCTGTGAGGCCGTTGCAATTTATGGTGTAATCGTGGCGATCATCCTCCAAACAAAGCTTGAAAGTGTGCCAACATCCCGAATGCATGATCCAGAGTCTATGCGGGCTGGTTATGCAATCTTTGCCTCAGGTCTTATTGTCGGCTTTGCTAATCTTGTTTGCGG GGTATGCGTGGGAATAATTGGAAGCAGCTGTGCACTCTCTGATGCCCAGAATTCAACACTCTTTGTAAAGATCCTGGTGATTGAGATCTTCGGCAGTGCTTTGGGTCTCTTTGGAGTGATCGTGGGCATAATTATGTCAGCTCAAGCAACATGGCCAACGAAAGTCTAA